From Electrophorus electricus isolate fEleEle1 chromosome 8, fEleEle1.pri, whole genome shotgun sequence, the proteins below share one genomic window:
- the LOC113569205 gene encoding trace amine-associated receptor 1-like, translated as MDSRLQQYRSTGNISLCYEFHPNSCQKIVYPLAVKVVIYFVIGAVIIITIFGSLLVVTAIIHFKQLHTPTNYLTLSLAVTDLLVGGLVMPPSMIRFVETCWYLGTLFWRYYAVCHPLLYHRKMTPLTSLFMIALCWGYSSALGVLVMELNTLGIEHYSDVKCEGECSALLGPITSLIVAFFSCYIPSIVMVSIYFKIYLVAHRQLRSVQNSLSQRKTSRGQPTISKAERKATKTLAVVMGVYLSFWTPFFIYSVMLTYFGYIGPQQLYEVFAWIGYSNSACNPIVYAFMYSWFRKALKVILSGKIFEKNSPRLNLCS; from the exons ATGGACTCAAGGCTACAACAATATAGGAGCACAGGAAACATTTCACTTTGTTATGAGTTTCATCCTAACTCGTGTCAGAAGATTGTTTATCCTCTGGCTGTGAAAGTTGTGATATATTTTGTCATTGgagctgttattattattacaatatttggAAGCCTTCTGGTCGTTACTGCCATCATTcatttcaagcagctccacacaccaactaactatctcactctctctctggctgtaacTGACCTGCTTGTAGGAGGACTTGTGATGCCTCCCAGTATGATACGCTTTGTAGAGACCTGCTGGTATCTGGGaacattattttg GCGTTATTATGCAGTATGTCATCCCCTGCTGTACCACCGTAAAATGACTCCTCTTACTTCTCTGTTCATGATTGCTCTTTGTTGGGGCTATTCTTCTGCTCTGGGAGTTTTAGTCATGGAGTTAAACACTCTGGGCATTGAACACTACAGTGATGTTAAATGTGAGGGTGAATGTTCAGCACTTCTAGGGCCAATTACTTCATTAATAGTTGCCTTCTTCTCTTGTTATATCCCTTCTATTGTAATGGTGagcatatatttcaaaatatatcttGTTGCACACAGACAACTACGTTCTGTACAAAATAGTCTCTCTCAGCGAAAGACATCCAGAGGGCAGCCCACTATTagtaaggcagagagaaaagccactAAAACACTTGCTGTTGTTATGGGAGTGTATTTATCATTTTGGACACCATTTTTTATCTACAGTGTAATGCTGACATATTTTGGTTATATTGGTCCACAACAACTGTATGAAGTGTTTGCTTGGATTGGTTATTCAAATTCAGCATGTAATCCTATTGTGTATGCTTTCATGTACAGTTGGTTTAGAAAGGCTCTCAAAGTTATTTTATCAGGAAAAATATTTGAGAAAAATTCACCTAGATTAAATCTGTGTTCATAG